A single region of the Methyloceanibacter stevinii genome encodes:
- a CDS encoding glycosyltransferase family 4 protein has translation MRQAPVASTDNILDGKRVLFVVNADAGGGVEQLVSTLAPYLSEQGAHVETCWLYPKTSIGSLSKLRGILKAAKTVSCYRADMLVTFQPTSSVIATVAARLTGCPTRVVHQSNMPQDTHPIPRTLDWLAGSLGFYSTIIINSRATNQAFGGYPRSYVRRFRVIPHGVMYGAPKVDREAMRKAVGVPDGARIMLVASRLTPVKSVGTIISALPQVPDAHLLIAGGGESRDALQKLSAKLGVAERVTFLGIIPAPKLADYYAIADLFASASKSETFGLATVEAATHGIPVVASTIPATREVLTLDGESPAVFVDGWDTANWAKGLTQALDDKDVIARAKEFAPKFREWYSNSRMLKTYEELFREVLS, from the coding sequence GTGCGTCAGGCACCCGTTGCCTCGACGGACAACATCCTGGATGGCAAGCGCGTCCTCTTCGTCGTGAACGCCGATGCCGGCGGCGGCGTCGAGCAGCTTGTGTCGACGCTTGCACCGTATCTGTCGGAGCAAGGGGCGCATGTCGAGACGTGCTGGCTCTATCCGAAGACATCGATCGGCAGCCTTTCGAAGCTACGCGGCATCCTCAAGGCGGCGAAAACGGTGAGCTGTTACAGGGCCGACATGCTCGTGACCTTCCAGCCGACATCCTCGGTCATTGCAACGGTTGCGGCGCGGCTCACGGGCTGTCCTACCCGGGTCGTGCACCAATCGAACATGCCGCAGGATACGCATCCGATACCGCGGACCCTAGATTGGCTGGCTGGGAGCCTTGGATTCTACTCGACGATCATCATCAATTCGCGCGCCACGAACCAAGCCTTCGGTGGCTATCCCCGAAGTTATGTCCGCCGGTTCCGGGTTATCCCTCATGGCGTCATGTACGGTGCGCCCAAGGTTGATCGCGAGGCGATGCGCAAGGCAGTCGGCGTGCCCGACGGCGCGCGCATCATGCTCGTCGCATCCAGGCTGACTCCCGTGAAGTCGGTCGGCACAATCATTTCCGCGCTGCCCCAGGTGCCGGACGCGCACCTCCTGATCGCGGGTGGCGGTGAATCCAGGGATGCGCTCCAAAAACTCAGCGCCAAACTTGGTGTCGCGGAGCGCGTGACCTTCCTCGGGATCATCCCCGCGCCGAAACTCGCGGACTACTACGCGATCGCGGACCTATTCGCCTCTGCCTCCAAGAGTGAGACATTCGGCCTCGCCACGGTCGAAGCCGCCACGCATGGCATCCCTGTGGTTGCCAGCACCATACCGGCAACGCGCGAGGTCCTGACGCTCGATGGTGAGTCGCCGGCCGTCTTTGTTGACGGATGGGACACGGCGAATTGGGCGAAGGGCCTCACCCAGGCCTTGGACGACAAAGACGTCATTGCGCGCGCCAAAGAGTTCGCGCCAAAATTTAGGGAGTGGTACAGCAACAGCCGTATGCTGAAGACCTACGAAGAGCTTTTCCGGGAAGTCCTATCGTGA
- a CDS encoding AsmA family protein: MRLIFSILTAIVLLIAGLIFVAPMFISADDVRNELFARVEQMTGYRLRVSGSLDITVFPTLALVAEDVGIAQPTAGGDKEFATAQEVRFDLSWTGLLQGNARVREVTLVNPVVAVPQATASAPAPAQTAQPAPPAAQPGAAPAAPAAPAAQGEQSGMAAFAEQLKSISLDKLVITNGTVTLPASGGKPGTKIEKLNLTASLPGYDEPMKLDTSAVVDGKAMTLGAVIGNFGPFLGGATVPVRIKASLPGTLDDPVSLSGTASYKNETLTLPQFSAKSGNKTLSGSALYKDGAATLSQLTGTMGRDTFAGTVQYKDNVVTINPLRANVRGTVLAGQVQASLANKVPYVVAAFGAKTIDINAMTGSKKSSPKKSKSPNSGAKKQGGGGKRAGGSGWSNDKIDFSILRSVNGKVNLRAEQLVYDDVKIAPVSLQVTLNGGKLNAKLAQFGLYGGAGNATVAIDASGKRPTQRVNASLKNFDGRTFLNDAAGLDSIEGKGTVSLNVGAAGASQRAMVGSLGGKASVEFKNGAIRGINVAKMIRNLGQGAINGWQGGAAEKTDFASLGASFQIKNGVAQTKDIHLVGPLVTVNGGGTVNLPQQSLKLRVDPQLVASLQGQGRSQEMTGLGVPVMIVGPWANPKIYPDIKGILENPAEAIARYKQFGKDLKNLPGGLGGAAGSLDGVVKDGKIDKDKLIEGIGGLIGGGSAAQQNGAGTAPGAAAAPRCHHPVPAPDQKEGTEQQEEETKPKSEAEGRGCWETAPEQLAVRAIGV; this comes from the coding sequence TTGCGGCTCATCTTCTCAATCCTGACGGCTATCGTGCTCCTGATCGCGGGCCTGATTTTCGTTGCCCCGATGTTCATCTCCGCCGACGACGTGCGGAACGAACTGTTCGCGCGCGTCGAGCAGATGACCGGCTACCGGCTTCGGGTGAGCGGGTCACTGGACATCACCGTGTTTCCCACGCTCGCCCTCGTGGCCGAGGATGTCGGGATCGCCCAGCCGACGGCAGGCGGCGACAAGGAGTTCGCGACAGCACAGGAGGTCCGGTTCGATCTGTCATGGACCGGGCTCCTGCAGGGCAACGCCCGCGTGCGCGAGGTGACCCTTGTCAATCCGGTCGTTGCCGTGCCGCAGGCCACAGCGTCCGCGCCTGCGCCGGCACAGACTGCCCAGCCGGCGCCGCCCGCCGCGCAACCGGGTGCGGCACCGGCCGCACCGGCTGCTCCCGCGGCTCAAGGCGAACAGTCGGGCATGGCCGCGTTCGCCGAACAGTTGAAGTCGATCTCTCTCGACAAGCTCGTCATCACGAACGGCACCGTGACGCTACCCGCGTCCGGCGGGAAGCCAGGGACGAAGATCGAGAAGCTCAACCTCACGGCATCGCTGCCGGGATACGACGAGCCGATGAAACTCGATACGTCCGCCGTGGTGGACGGCAAGGCAATGACGCTCGGTGCGGTGATCGGAAACTTCGGGCCGTTCCTGGGTGGTGCCACTGTGCCCGTGCGCATCAAGGCGAGCCTGCCCGGCACGCTCGATGATCCGGTGAGCTTGAGCGGAACCGCGTCCTACAAGAACGAGACGCTGACATTGCCCCAGTTCAGCGCCAAGTCCGGGAACAAGACGCTGTCGGGCTCGGCTCTCTACAAGGATGGCGCGGCGACGCTCAGCCAGCTCACCGGCACGATGGGCCGCGATACCTTCGCGGGCACCGTGCAATACAAGGACAACGTCGTCACCATCAACCCGTTGCGGGCGAATGTGCGCGGTACGGTTCTCGCCGGCCAGGTCCAGGCGAGTCTCGCGAACAAGGTGCCCTATGTCGTGGCTGCCTTCGGCGCCAAGACGATCGACATCAACGCGATGACGGGGAGCAAGAAGTCCTCGCCGAAAAAATCCAAGAGCCCGAACTCCGGCGCGAAGAAGCAAGGCGGCGGAGGCAAGCGCGCAGGCGGCAGTGGTTGGAGCAACGACAAGATCGACTTCTCGATCCTGAGATCGGTAAACGGCAAAGTTAATCTGCGTGCGGAGCAACTAGTTTACGACGACGTCAAGATCGCGCCCGTCTCCCTCCAGGTCACACTCAATGGCGGCAAGCTCAATGCGAAGCTGGCGCAATTCGGGCTCTATGGCGGTGCGGGCAATGCAACCGTGGCCATCGATGCCAGCGGCAAGCGGCCAACGCAGCGTGTGAACGCGTCTTTGAAGAATTTCGACGGTCGCACGTTCCTCAACGATGCCGCGGGCCTCGACTCCATCGAGGGTAAGGGGACCGTGTCACTCAATGTCGGGGCGGCCGGCGCCAGTCAGCGGGCGATGGTCGGATCGCTCGGCGGTAAGGCGAGCGTCGAGTTCAAGAACGGCGCTATTCGAGGCATCAACGTCGCCAAGATGATCCGCAACCTGGGACAGGGCGCCATCAACGGTTGGCAGGGCGGTGCAGCCGAGAAGACGGATTTCGCATCGCTTGGGGCGAGCTTCCAGATCAAGAACGGTGTGGCCCAAACGAAGGACATTCACCTCGTCGGACCGCTCGTGACGGTGAATGGCGGCGGCACGGTCAACCTTCCCCAGCAGTCGCTGAAGCTTCGCGTCGATCCGCAGCTCGTGGCCTCGTTGCAGGGCCAGGGGCGCAGCCAGGAGATGACGGGTCTCGGCGTCCCGGTCATGATTGTCGGGCCTTGGGCGAACCCCAAGATCTACCCCGACATCAAGGGCATTCTCGAGAACCCGGCCGAGGCGATCGCGCGCTACAAGCAATTCGGCAAGGACCTCAAGAATCTTCCGGGCGGATTGGGCGGCGCAGCCGGTTCGCTGGACGGTGTCGTCAAGGACGGCAAGATCGACAAGGACAAGCTGATCGAAGGCATTGGCGGGCTGATCGGCGGTGGCAGCGCCGCGCAGCAAAACGGTGCCGGCACTGCGCCGGGCGCCGCGGCGGCCCCCCGATGCCACCACCCAGTCCCAGCCCCAGACCAAAAAGAAGGCACAGAACAACAAGAAGAAGAAACAAAACCAAAATCAGAAGCTGAAGGCCGAGGATGTTGGGAAACAGCTCCTGAACAATTGGCTGTCCGGGCAATAGGCGTGTGA
- a CDS encoding glucan biosynthesis protein, which translates to MNRREFLVAGGGSALSAVAPSVAAPAWADESGRPFNRDEIVERAEALAARPYQRPERVGDPFRALGYDQYRDIQFRPERAIWSDDKRGFALELLHSGFIYDTPVDVHLVENGVEVPVRYDPSLFAFGKNELPHHPGSRLFSGIRLRYPINTPGYLDEVAVFQGGSYFRSVGEGQVYGVSARGLAIDTGEPQGEEFPIFRSFWIERPIIGARTATVHALLDSPRVAGAYTFHIMPGHSTLMDVDATLFARAEIGHLGLAPLTSMYLFGSMERPRFPDYRDAVHDSDTLTVAEAGGNWVVRPLANPKTLQMSAFAANDVKGFGLQQRSVRYTDFKDLEAKYELRPSIWVAPRKGWGEGVVELVEIPSDREFNDNIVAFWRPSRVLKPGAPLHYAYALRWGRPMTESGLARVKETNGGLTLDRSRQLFVVDFVAPLDVETPGGRKGADFFPDEIEPSVWASAGGVANVVGYPNRATGGYRASFELDTSGVDLSELRLALKHDEAVVSETWLYRWTG; encoded by the coding sequence ATGAACCGTCGCGAGTTTCTTGTTGCTGGCGGAGGCAGTGCGTTGAGCGCGGTCGCGCCGAGCGTTGCCGCGCCGGCCTGGGCCGACGAAAGCGGCCGCCCCTTCAATCGTGACGAGATCGTTGAGCGTGCCGAAGCTCTTGCTGCGCGTCCCTACCAGCGTCCCGAACGGGTCGGAGATCCCTTCCGCGCGCTCGGATATGATCAGTACCGTGATATTCAATTCCGGCCGGAACGCGCGATCTGGTCGGACGACAAGCGCGGCTTCGCGCTGGAGCTTCTGCACAGCGGGTTCATTTACGATACGCCGGTCGACGTTCATCTCGTCGAGAACGGTGTCGAGGTGCCGGTGCGCTACGACCCGTCCCTGTTTGCCTTCGGGAAGAATGAACTTCCCCATCACCCCGGGTCGCGTCTCTTCAGCGGCATCCGCCTGCGCTATCCGATCAACACGCCCGGCTATCTCGACGAAGTCGCCGTCTTTCAGGGCGGCAGCTATTTCCGGTCCGTCGGCGAAGGACAGGTCTATGGCGTGTCGGCCCGTGGGCTGGCGATCGATACGGGAGAGCCGCAAGGGGAAGAGTTTCCGATCTTTCGGTCGTTCTGGATCGAACGTCCAATTATTGGCGCGCGAACAGCAACGGTGCATGCCTTGCTCGATAGCCCACGCGTCGCCGGTGCCTACACCTTCCATATCATGCCGGGTCACTCCACCTTGATGGATGTGGACGCAACGCTGTTCGCCCGCGCGGAGATCGGCCATCTGGGTCTTGCGCCGCTCACCAGCATGTATCTGTTCGGGTCCATGGAGAGGCCGCGCTTTCCGGACTATCGCGATGCCGTCCACGATTCCGACACGCTGACCGTCGCCGAGGCGGGCGGCAATTGGGTGGTGCGGCCGCTCGCAAATCCCAAGACGCTCCAGATGAGCGCGTTCGCGGCCAACGATGTAAAGGGCTTCGGCCTGCAACAGCGGTCGGTGCGTTACACCGATTTCAAGGATCTCGAAGCGAAGTACGAGCTGCGGCCAAGCATCTGGGTCGCGCCGCGCAAGGGCTGGGGCGAGGGCGTGGTGGAGCTCGTCGAAATCCCATCCGACAGGGAGTTCAACGACAACATCGTCGCCTTCTGGCGTCCCTCCCGTGTGCTCAAGCCTGGCGCGCCGTTGCACTACGCCTATGCCTTGCGCTGGGGCCGGCCTATGACCGAGAGCGGCCTGGCACGCGTGAAGGAAACCAACGGTGGGCTGACGCTCGATCGCAGCCGGCAGCTTTTTGTCGTGGACTTCGTAGCGCCGTTGGATGTGGAGACGCCGGGAGGCCGCAAGGGCGCGGACTTTTTTCCCGACGAGATCGAGCCAAGCGTCTGGGCCAGCGCCGGCGGGGTGGCCAACGTCGTCGGCTACCCGAACCGCGCCACGGGCGGGTACCGGGCGAGCTTCGAGCTGGACACGAGCGGGGTCGACCTGAGCGAGCTTCGGCTCGCGCTGAAGCATGACGAGGCGGTTGTCAGCGAGACCTGGCTTTACCGGTGGACGGGCTGA
- a CDS encoding methyltransferase domain-containing protein, with product MSVEQLYRPFQDRFRAARMKLFVEHFNITNDTRIIDVGGTPQNWGYISQEPQVTICNLGIENEERGRFIFREADGTCLPFEDNSFDIAYSNSVIEHVGDWDAQRRFAGEIRRIAKSYYVQTPNRWFFVEPHFVAPVIHMLPRSMYRRLIPLFSAKYWMERPSSEDVDALFEEIRLLDRDEVKTLFPDAEFSEEKFLGMAKSFIAMRIADKAA from the coding sequence ATGAGTGTTGAACAACTCTACAGACCCTTTCAGGACCGCTTTCGTGCGGCCCGCATGAAGCTGTTCGTGGAGCACTTCAACATTACGAACGACACCCGCATCATCGATGTGGGCGGTACCCCGCAGAACTGGGGTTACATCTCGCAGGAACCCCAGGTGACCATCTGCAATCTCGGTATCGAGAATGAAGAGCGCGGCCGCTTTATATTCCGCGAAGCGGACGGAACGTGCCTGCCCTTCGAGGACAATAGCTTCGACATCGCCTATTCGAATTCGGTGATCGAGCATGTCGGCGACTGGGACGCTCAGCGCAGGTTCGCCGGGGAGATTCGGCGCATCGCCAAGAGCTACTACGTGCAGACGCCGAACCGCTGGTTCTTTGTCGAACCGCACTTTGTCGCGCCCGTGATCCATATGCTGCCGCGCTCGATGTACCGGCGGCTCATCCCGTTGTTCAGCGCCAAGTACTGGATGGAACGGCCGAGCAGCGAAGACGTGGATGCGCTCTTCGAGGAAATACGGCTGCTCGATCGAGACGAGGTGAAAACGCTCTTCCCGGATGCGGAGTTTTCCGAGGAGAAATTCCTCGGCATGGCCAAGTCTTTCATCGCCATGCGCATTGCCGACAAGGCTGCGTAG
- a CDS encoding D-alanyl-D-alanine carboxypeptidase family protein: MLQKWGRLFGLACIVVTVVAAIALTGLHRTAQSSAMNKGIQPPDVSAKSVFVLNADTGEVLYEKNPDEVFRILSLTKLVTAYILVDRMGDRLSETIKINWPHLTGGSSAKLKRLDVWTLQDLLYGMVLVSGNDASLAIADAIGHDLLASEGKRGDTAKATARFVEEMEAAANELGAHNASFADPYGLSPKNAATARDMGLIAAKIFVDPRLLPAWACTERTLHIDGRQPRTVELKTSLEILGEGTVIGAKTGSHVSKNIYNLVTAWRAPNGQTIVGVVLGSKSHPARYDEMRAIVDSAPRDFPGLGAAEIATKRAPTDTCH; the protein is encoded by the coding sequence ATGTTGCAAAAGTGGGGGCGGCTTTTCGGACTTGCCTGCATCGTCGTGACGGTGGTTGCGGCGATAGCTTTGACAGGGCTGCACCGGACCGCACAGTCGAGCGCAATGAACAAAGGGATCCAACCACCGGACGTAAGCGCGAAATCGGTATTCGTGCTGAATGCGGATACGGGCGAGGTCCTGTACGAGAAGAACCCCGACGAAGTCTTCCGTATCCTCAGCCTCACCAAGCTGGTGACGGCCTACATCCTCGTGGACCGGATGGGCGACCGGCTCTCCGAGACGATCAAGATCAATTGGCCGCATCTGACGGGCGGCTCGTCCGCGAAGCTCAAGCGGCTCGATGTCTGGACGCTCCAGGACCTGCTCTACGGCATGGTCTTGGTCTCCGGCAACGATGCCTCGCTCGCCATCGCCGACGCGATCGGGCACGACCTGTTGGCCTCCGAGGGCAAGCGTGGCGACACCGCCAAGGCGACGGCGCGTTTCGTCGAAGAGATGGAAGCCGCCGCCAACGAACTCGGCGCGCACAACGCGAGCTTCGCCGATCCTTATGGACTGTCACCCAAGAACGCAGCGACGGCGCGCGACATGGGGCTGATCGCGGCGAAGATCTTCGTCGACCCGCGCCTCCTGCCCGCATGGGCATGTACCGAGCGCACGCTGCATATCGATGGAAGGCAGCCCCGCACGGTCGAACTCAAGACGAGCCTCGAGATCCTCGGCGAAGGAACGGTGATCGGCGCCAAGACCGGATCGCACGTGTCCAAGAATATCTACAACCTGGTTACGGCGTGGCGGGCCCCCAATGGCCAAACCATCGTGGGCGTGGTGTTGGGCAGCAAGAGCCACCCCGCGCGCTATGACGAGATGCGCGCCATCGTCGATTCGGCGCCCCGCGACTTTCCGGGACTGGGGGCGGCCGAGATCGCTACAAAGCGCGCGCCCACCGATACGTGCCATTAA
- a CDS encoding Crp/Fnr family transcriptional regulator — protein MQSLLEVCQGTPLAEVPAGEVLLTEGTTSGQLFVLKHGEVEVLRGETQVAVVDEPGALFGEMSVLLQRPHTATVRTMTPCTLFVFDDAASFLRSRPEIAFHVARLLASRLNSATCYLADIKQQFEDRADHLSMVGEVLDTLMHTHEREFSPGPERGSDPRL, from the coding sequence ATGCAATCGCTTCTCGAAGTCTGTCAGGGTACACCGCTTGCCGAGGTTCCGGCGGGTGAGGTGTTGCTGACCGAGGGTACGACGTCGGGACAGCTCTTCGTGCTGAAGCACGGTGAGGTCGAAGTCTTGCGCGGCGAGACGCAAGTGGCGGTCGTGGACGAACCGGGCGCCCTGTTCGGCGAGATGTCCGTTCTGCTGCAGCGACCCCACACGGCGACCGTCCGCACGATGACGCCTTGCACCCTTTTCGTCTTCGACGATGCCGCGAGCTTCCTCCGGTCGCGACCGGAGATCGCGTTTCACGTGGCGCGGCTTCTCGCGAGCCGGCTGAACTCCGCCACCTGCTATTTGGCCGACATCAAGCAACAGTTCGAAGACCGCGCGGACCATCTCAGCATGGTCGGCGAAGTGCTCGACACGCTGATGCATACGCACGAAAGAGAGTTCAGCCCTGGTCCGGAGCGGGGATCGGATCCCCGTCTTTGA
- a CDS encoding metallophosphoesterase family protein: MRLLLVSDLHYSLPLFDWVVGVAGDFDVVVMAGDHLDLASLVDGRAQATVVRKYFDRIRAKTKLLVCSGNHDLDSKNEAGEWTARWLTGRRKDGVLSDGESTRIGNILFTACPWWDGPVSQAEIGRQLEKAAKERQGRWIWIYHAPPSKSPIAWSGQRYFGDDALLRWIDEYQPDIVMCGHVHEAPYVAEGSWVDRVGATWVFNTGHYLGAPPAHVIMDTDEQEAIWFSAAGTQHVRLTEDLARPVPKLSALPDWLKDGDPIPAPDQG; this comes from the coding sequence ATGCGCCTGCTCCTGGTCTCCGACCTGCACTATTCGCTGCCGCTGTTCGACTGGGTCGTCGGCGTCGCGGGCGATTTCGACGTCGTGGTCATGGCCGGCGACCATCTCGATCTAGCCTCGCTGGTGGACGGTCGTGCGCAGGCCACCGTCGTTCGCAAATACTTCGACCGCATTCGGGCCAAGACGAAGCTTCTCGTCTGTTCGGGCAATCACGACCTCGATTCAAAGAACGAGGCGGGCGAATGGACGGCGCGCTGGCTGACGGGGCGCCGCAAGGACGGGGTTCTGTCGGATGGCGAGTCGACGCGTATCGGCAACATCCTGTTCACCGCCTGCCCCTGGTGGGATGGTCCCGTGTCGCAGGCCGAGATCGGACGGCAGTTGGAGAAGGCGGCGAAGGAGCGCCAGGGCCGTTGGATTTGGATCTATCATGCACCGCCGTCGAAATCGCCGATCGCCTGGAGCGGTCAACGTTATTTCGGAGACGATGCGCTGCTGCGCTGGATCGACGAATACCAGCCGGACATCGTCATGTGCGGCCACGTGCACGAAGCGCCTTATGTGGCGGAAGGGTCATGGGTGGATCGTGTGGGGGCGACCTGGGTCTTCAACACAGGCCATTATTTGGGAGCGCCGCCCGCTCACGTCATCATGGACACCGACGAGCAGGAAGCGATCTGGTTCTCTGCGGCGGGAACCCAGCATGTCCGTCTGACGGAAGACTTGGCTCGTCCGGTCCCGAAGCTGAGCGCCCTCCCCGATTGGCTCAAAGACGGGGATCCGATCCCCGCTCCGGACCAGGGCTGA
- a CDS encoding WecB/TagA/CpsF family glycosyltransferase has translation MASQAEALDAIVSAAAQGRAFNVFTLNLDHLVKLRQDPAFRRAYSKATFVTADGAPVAMLARRQWQEVERTTGADLFIPLCEAAAKSNLPIYLFGTEDAVLDTVSQRLARDTAGQISIAGTEAPPRDFSPDSAEADAALDRIRDSGARICFVMLGAPKQELFAARALERGIPCGFVCVGAAADFLTGHQIRAPQLFQKLGVEWLWRLGSHPRRLGMRYARCAVLFAQLLAADAKNTFQGQPGSGR, from the coding sequence GTGGCGTCGCAAGCCGAGGCACTGGACGCGATTGTCTCGGCGGCAGCGCAGGGACGCGCTTTCAACGTTTTCACGCTCAACCTCGACCATCTCGTCAAGCTTCGCCAAGACCCTGCGTTCCGGAGAGCCTACAGCAAGGCCACGTTCGTCACGGCGGACGGCGCGCCGGTCGCGATGCTGGCCCGGCGTCAGTGGCAGGAGGTCGAACGCACCACGGGAGCCGACCTCTTTATCCCGCTGTGCGAGGCCGCCGCGAAGTCGAACTTGCCCATCTACCTGTTCGGGACGGAGGACGCGGTCCTCGACACCGTTTCGCAGCGCCTGGCGCGCGATACCGCAGGACAAATCTCTATCGCCGGCACCGAAGCACCGCCGCGGGACTTCAGCCCGGACAGCGCCGAGGCCGATGCGGCCTTGGACCGCATACGTGACTCCGGCGCCCGCATCTGCTTCGTCATGCTCGGCGCACCGAAGCAAGAGTTGTTCGCCGCACGGGCATTGGAACGTGGAATCCCGTGTGGGTTTGTCTGCGTTGGCGCGGCGGCGGATTTCCTGACCGGTCACCAGATCAGGGCGCCGCAGCTCTTCCAGAAACTCGGGGTCGAGTGGCTTTGGCGTCTGGGAAGTCACCCCCGGCGCCTTGGCATGCGGTACGCGCGCTGCGCCGTGCTGTTCGCGCAGCTCCTCGCGGCCGACGCCAAAAACACCTTTCAAGGCCAACCGGGGTCTGGGCGCTAG
- the mdoH gene encoding glucans biosynthesis glucosyltransferase MdoH, whose product MGETVTISEPTGAPSLVPPEHGLSMPRQCVKHWPGPRHRRWFSWKVLFARLFVFVTAGAVTVYGATQMYAIVGQSNATSLQVLLVILFALAFSWITLSAATALLGFCVLVSRRLRAKRTGRPAPLTTRTAIVMPVYNEDPEMVFGTLGDLARGLTAKGCAKHFEVFVLSDTNDPETLRREETAAQRLRALGRHGIGAYYRKRPDNEGKKAGNVGEFVRRWGGRYDFMIVLDADSTMTPDAVVTLAQAMEAEPRTGLIQTLPHLTGGQTLFARLQQFAAAVYGPLHASGLALWFGNDSNYWGHNAIIRVRAFADACGLPALGGVPPFGGPILSHDFVEAALMRRAGYGVSMRPDIAGSFEGTPPTLAEHAARDRRWAQGNLQHARLVSGAGLHWMSRFHLVNGIMSYLASPIWLLFLATGFALSWIAEAVPTDYFPRDFALYPTWPQFDARQALSLLGVSLAVLLMPKLLAWAAAMMDSDRRTAAGGGLALTGSVVLEVLLSSLLAPVMMLLQSRAVLDVLLGRDSGWGAQQRFAADASFIVVARRNLGLTAMGLVSSYAAFSVSMSVWLWLLPVWLGLSAAIPLAMSQRGGVWAWRPYGQACFGSPASGESARVPPCLRARPFQDKNALVAEQAFEGSVAPEQAASGTALGLLLLGRCSRARGCLPRRTGRRGPPRWAGPRIGRGGPAWLRGSLLGGRGCESGLLDPAAGAAVHVLNAEILALFGHGAERPSHGKAVERRCGRAG is encoded by the coding sequence ATGGGAGAGACAGTCACCATATCCGAGCCGACCGGCGCGCCGTCCCTCGTACCGCCGGAACACGGGCTCTCCATGCCGCGGCAATGCGTCAAACACTGGCCGGGGCCGCGCCATCGGAGGTGGTTCTCCTGGAAGGTTTTGTTCGCCCGCCTCTTCGTGTTCGTGACCGCGGGAGCTGTCACCGTCTATGGGGCGACGCAGATGTACGCCATCGTGGGACAGAGCAACGCCACCAGTCTGCAGGTGCTTCTCGTCATCCTGTTCGCCTTGGCGTTCTCGTGGATCACGTTGTCGGCGGCAACCGCGCTCCTCGGCTTCTGTGTTCTGGTCAGCCGCCGCCTTCGAGCGAAACGCACTGGCCGGCCGGCGCCCCTCACGACGCGCACGGCGATCGTGATGCCCGTCTACAACGAAGACCCGGAGATGGTGTTCGGAACGCTGGGCGATCTGGCGCGGGGGCTCACGGCAAAGGGATGCGCGAAGCACTTCGAGGTCTTCGTCCTCAGCGACACGAACGACCCCGAGACCCTGCGCCGGGAAGAGACAGCCGCGCAACGGCTTCGCGCGCTCGGCCGTCATGGCATCGGTGCGTATTACCGGAAGCGGCCGGACAACGAAGGCAAGAAGGCGGGTAACGTCGGTGAGTTCGTACGGCGCTGGGGCGGACGCTACGATTTCATGATCGTGCTCGACGCGGACAGCACGATGACCCCCGACGCGGTGGTCACGCTCGCGCAGGCCATGGAGGCGGAGCCCCGGACGGGCCTCATTCAAACCTTGCCTCATCTCACGGGCGGCCAAACGCTGTTCGCGCGGCTCCAGCAATTCGCCGCGGCCGTCTACGGGCCGCTCCACGCATCGGGCCTTGCGCTGTGGTTCGGGAACGACAGCAACTACTGGGGCCACAACGCGATCATCCGGGTGAGGGCGTTTGCCGATGCGTGCGGTCTGCCTGCCTTGGGCGGCGTGCCGCCGTTCGGCGGGCCGATTCTCAGTCATGATTTCGTCGAGGCGGCCTTGATGCGCCGGGCCGGATACGGCGTCTCCATGCGGCCCGATATCGCGGGGAGTTTCGAGGGGACGCCCCCGACCCTGGCCGAGCACGCGGCGCGCGACCGCCGCTGGGCCCAAGGCAATCTGCAGCACGCGCGCCTCGTCAGCGGGGCGGGGCTGCATTGGATGAGCCGGTTTCATCTCGTCAACGGCATCATGAGCTATCTGGCTTCTCCCATCTGGCTCCTGTTCCTCGCCACCGGGTTCGCCTTGAGCTGGATCGCGGAGGCCGTTCCGACCGATTACTTCCCTCGCGATTTCGCGTTGTATCCGACTTGGCCGCAGTTCGATGCGCGGCAGGCGCTGTCGTTGCTGGGCGTGTCCCTAGCGGTGCTCCTCATGCCGAAGCTGCTGGCCTGGGCCGCGGCCATGATGGACAGCGACAGGCGCACGGCCGCAGGCGGAGGCCTTGCGTTGACAGGCAGCGTCGTTCTCGAAGTGCTGCTGTCGTCCCTGCTGGCGCCGGTGATGATGCTGCTGCAGAGCCGCGCCGTGCTCGATGTGCTGCTGGGGCGCGACTCGGGTTGGGGCGCCCAGCAGCGGTTCGCCGCGGACGCGTCCTTCATTGTCGTCGCCCGGCGGAATCTGGGGCTGACGGCCATGGGGCTCGTCTCATCCTACGCGGCGTTCAGCGTGTCCATGTCCGTGTGGCTGTGGCTGCTGCCCGTTTGGCTGGGACTGAGCGCCGCCATTCCGCTGGCTATGTCACAGCGCGGCGGGGTGTGGGCATGGCGGCCTTACGGGCAGGCCTGTTTCGGGTCGCCAGCGAGCGGCGAGAGCGCAAGGGTGCCCCCATGCCTAAGGGCGAGGCCGTTCCAGGATAAGAATGCGCTAGTTGCCGAACAGGCCTTTGAGGGGTCCGTTGCCCCCGAACAGGCCGCCTCCGGAACGGCGCTGGGGCTGCTCCTTCTTGGGCGCTGCAGCCGAGCTCGTGGTTGTCTGCCTCGGCGGACTGGACGTCGTGGTCCGCCGCGATGGGCTGGCCCCCGAATCGGACGGGGCGGCCCGGCTTGGCTCCGCGGCTCGCTTCTGGGCGGGCGCGGGTGCGAGAGCGGCCTGCTCGATCCAGCCGCCGGCGCCGCTGTTCACGTCCTGAATGCGGAGATACTTGCCCTGTTTGGCCACGGCGCGGAACGGCCGTCCCATGGGAAGGCTGTAGAGCGGCGATGCGGACGGGCTGGGTGA